ATTTGGCAGAGCCATTAAAATTTAACCACTCCTATAATATGCCTTTTAGTGTATGGGGTACAGGAGTAAGCTTCGAACCAGCTACGAAATTCGAACACTCAAGTAACGAACCTGTTTTGCCACTGTGCTTTGTCGTTACTCTTGATAAACCTTTGGCCAAAACACATCCTATAAATGATGTGGTAAGGAATCTAAAAGTTACAACTGCTGGTTATCAAGGTTCTGCTAAACCAGACCAATGGTTTGGTGGCCCAGCACTTTCTTTCGTGGCCGGGAACATGGTTTTGCGCAATGCTAACGGCCATGTTGTTGATGGACTTAACTACGGTGAAATAGTAGACCCGTGGGCTTCTGAAGGCTATCATGCCATATCAGGTGCAGGAGAATTGGGTTGCTATACGGAGTCACCTGCCATGGAAGGGGGAACAAGTAGAAGAAACACAACGCCTTCAAGCTTACCTATGAGAAGTGTGGGCCGTTATCCTGATGGAACCGATCATGATAGCAATTGCAATGATTTTAAACTACATAATACAATATCACTTACACTGCCTTCCGATGTTGGCAGCAATAACATAAAAGTGAACAGTGTAGATGATTTTAGAATTGGCCAAAAAGTTGTTGTGGGAATCGATAATTATGAAATAGCTAAAATAACGCTTATTGGTTCCGCTGGTGGAACATTGCTAAGTGCCAAAGTTAAAGCAGGCGATACTATTATCCCTGTTGAAAGTATAGAAGGGTTTGAGGATGGTCAAAAAATCACAGTGGGTAAAGGTTCAAATCAAGAAACTGTAGTTATCAAATCAACCACAGATTATACTAGGTTTTGGTGGCGCCCAAGAAGCGGCGATGGACCACAAACTTTTATAACGGTTACCGAACCTGTCTCCCACCAGCATGACCATGGGGAAGAAGCTGTTGGTTCAGGAATTACGTTTTCCAGACCTTTATCAAGGTCTTATAAAAAAGGAGACCAAGTGTCAAGTGGTACACCTACACCTGGAAACCCCAATCAATATGTAATACATTGATACATGCTTAAAACCATTCTATAATTTTAATAATTCAGTAATGAGAAAAATATATCAATCAATAGGTCTGATGATACTCTTAATGTTATCAGTAATAGCTTGCGCACAAAAAAAAGAAAAGGCAGTGGATACAGCCGAGGATGAAGGTCTTACTACCAAGTTTAAAACAATTACCGTAACAAAGGATATCCCATATCGTGAAGGTGAAAGCGATAGTTGGAAACTTGATTTAGCCATGCCTGAAAATTTTGGGAGTGAGCTACGCCCAGCATTGGTTATCGTTCATGGCGGAGGATGGCGTTTTGGGTCGAAATCTGTCGATGTTTATCAGAAAATGATGGTCGCCTATGCACAGAAAGGTTATGTTACCATTAATGTGGAATATCGACTAACGGGCGAAGCCGAATTTCCAGCTTGTATAGAAGATGTTAAATGTGCCGTACGCTGGCTACGTGCCCATGCCGGTGAATTACATGTAGACCCCAACCGAATAGGTAGTTACGGCCATTCCGCTGGCGCACACTTGTCACTTATGCTTGCCATGACCGATAAAGCTGATGGTTTAGAAGGCGATGGTGGTTGGGATGAATACTCCAGTAAAGTAACCGTGGCTGGTGCTGGATCTCCCCCAACAGAATTGGGGCGTGATGTTCCCATGGCCAAAAAAGAATGGTGGCCCATTGGTTATATAAGTGCTAACCACCCGCCGATGTTTCTCATTCAAGGCACCGAAGACCCAATTGTATTGCCTGAAAGGACTCGTGATTTTGTAGAAAAAATGAAAGCTGCTGGCGACACCACTTTAGAATATCTTGAGATGGAAGGTGATCATGGTATTGCTTACAATGGGCAGTTAGAAGTGACAGACCCAGCGCTTGAAAAATTCTTTGACAAATATTTGAAACCGTAAAAAATAAATTACAATGAAGCCAAAACATACTTTCCTCTTTTTATTGATGCTTTGTAGCACATTAGCTATCGCACAACCAGACTGGAAACCAGATGATTCAAAAGGTTTTACGGCTCATGACCCCGTAGTAATAGAACAAGACAGCACCTTCTACCTGTTTACCACGGGAGGAGGGATGGCAAAAAGTCAAGATCTTGAAAATTGGACGAGAATTAAACCTGTTCCCAGTGAATTGGATTGGGTAACAGACGACATTATCGCAGGTTATCGTGGACGAGGCTATTGGGCTCCGGACATTCAGTTTTTGGACGGTACTTACTATTTGTATTATTCTCCATCAGCATTCGCCAAAAACACTTCGGCGATTGGCGTGATGACCAATAAAACTTTAGATCAAAATAGCCCTGATTATAAATGGATAGACCACGGTATGATTCTTCAATCCATACCTGGCAGGGATTTTTGGAATGCAATTGATGCCAATGTCTATTTTGATAGAAAATGGGGTGGCGGGGTCACCGGCTGGCTGTCCTTTGGATCCTTTTGGGGTGGTCTCAAGCTTGTAAAGTTAGATTCTACTATGAAAGCTCTGGCAGAGCCTCAGGAATGGTACACTATTGCCAAACAGAAACGCACTTTTGGCATGCCAGATACCGATCCTGGAGATGGGACCATCGAAGCACCATTTATTTATAAAAGGCATCAGTATTATTACCTGTTTATTTCAACTGGGTATTGCTGCAGAGGATTAGATAGCACCTATAAGGTATTGGTGGGGCGGTCTCGAGACATACGCGGGCCTTATTTTGACAAAGAAGGGAGCCCTCTTTATGCTGGTGGAGGTACTTTTGTAGCAGGTGAAACCGAAGAATATGCGGGAATTGGTCATTGCGCTGTTTACGATTTTGATGGTAAGACCTATTTTGTAGCACACGGATATGACAAAAAGGACAAAGGCCGATCTAAATTGATTGTTAAAACCATTGAATGGGATAGAGCTGAATGGCCAACCGTTAAGTTTTAATTGATAAATATGAAAAAGTTAAACATTGTTTTATTCTTATTTCTATACATTTTTATTGGATGTAAAAACACAAATCCTCAACAACAGGAAGCACCACAGAGCTTCAACAAGAATGTCGATTTAGACAATCTTGATATCAATAAAAATGAAATCGCAGACATCGATTCTCTACTTCAATCTTTTGTTGATACGGAGAAACTAAATTGTGTTACAGCATTTGTAGCTAAATCCGGCAATGTGATTTACAACAAAGCTTTTGGGTTAAAGGATATTGAAAATAATATTCCCGCTAAAGTTGATGACTATTATGTGCTATTTTCACAAACCAAAGCCATTACAACAGTTGCTTTTATGATATTAGTTGAGCAGGGATTGGTAGCTATTGATGACCCAGTGTCAAAATATTATCCAGAAATTCCAGACCAAGTGGTTACCAAGGTAAATGAAGATGGTACTTACGAAACTCGTCCAGTTAAAACACCTATGACCTTTGTGCACTTAATGTCACATTCTTCGGGGTTAAATGCAGGACTGGTAAGTGATATCCGAAAAAAAGAAAATAGAAAAAGTACTAATTTAAGTGAATTCGGGAAGATTGATTCGACAGAGACTTATAAAGGACAGCGTAGTTTTGGAGGTAATCCAAATTCAAAATATTTAGAAGAAGAGATGTTGGATTTGGTGAGTTATCCGTTAGGTTTCGATCCAGGTTCAGATTGGAATTATCATGTAAGCACCAATATGTTGGCATATATTGTAGAACGTATTTCAGGCAAACCACTACAAAAATTCGTAAAGGAAACTATTTTAGAACCTTTGGATATGGTAAATACGGACTGGTATTATCAACCTGAATACTTAACACGTTTTGTAAAGCCTTACAGTCTGGTTGACGGAAAATTAGAACCTGGCTCAACGATGTTCGCCGAAGGTACTGTAAGCAGCCATAAAACCTATGCAGAAGGTGCTATCGGATTAAATGGCCCAATAGAGGATTATGCTAAGTTTTGTCAAATGTTATTGAACGAAGGAAAATTTAATGGCAGCCGTATTCTAAAGCCCGAAACAATTGCCCAAATGACAAAAATTAATCGTTTGCCAGAAGTAAATTCTGGTGGTGAAAGTTTTCAATTCGGATTAGGATTTCAATTAGCTAACGAAAAAAACAAGCATATTAATAAAGTTTCAAATACCGCATTTTGGTGGGGAGGTATGTTAGGTACAGAATATATCATTGATCCAGAAAAGGATTTAATTGCTCTGTTTTATATCAACATGTATAAAAGAGATCCACTATATACGCAATATTTAGAAGAAGTATATGATGTATTTGATACAACTAAAACAAACTAAAAATGAATTTTAGCAGAGTAAAAATAATATTTTTGTTCTCGGTAATTAGCTTGATAGGTTGTAATTCTAAACAACAAGGAAATGCTAAAACTGAACAGCAGTTAGAAGGTTATAAGATTCAACCTGTAGACATACAAAACGTAAAAGTAACAGATGAATTTTGGCTACCAATCATCAAACGCGTTCAAGAAAAAACCATTGAATATGCCATCTCGAAATGTGAAGAAGAGGGGCGTTTAGACAATTTTTTAATTGCTGGCGGAGAGATGGAAGGTGAAGTAAAAGGCGCCATGCCTTTTGACGATACCGATGTATATAAAATTATTGAAGGTGCTTCAAACTCCCTCATCAGTGCGCCCAATCAAGAGTTGGAAATCTTATTGGATTCCCTAATAGGCATTATTAAAATAGGACAAGAAAAAGATGGCTATTTAACTACCTGGAGAACCATTAATCCAGCAAAACCACCTGCGCCTTGGGTGAAAACTGAAAAAGGAGTTAGGTGGGATGGCCTGTTTATGAGCCATGAGTTGTACAACGCGGGGCATTTGTATGAGGCCGCAGTGGTACACTATAAAGCAACCGGCAAACGGAACTTTTTGGACATTGCAATAAAGAATGCAGATTTAATGGTAAAGACCTTTGGAGAGGAAGAAGATAAAATCGATGCTGTCCCAGGGCATCAAATTATAGAAACCGGATTGATAAAACTGTACCAAATTACGGGAAAAGAAGAATATATAAAACTAGCAAAATACTTTTTAGATAACCGAGGAAATCCTGATAACCACAAACTATTTGGCCCATATTCTCAAGACCACATTCCTGTTGTAGAGCAAGAAGAGGTAGTTGGCCATGCGGTTAGGGCTATGTACATGTACGCTGCGATGACCGATATTGCCGCAATTCAAAACGATAGTTTATATGCCAATACGATAAACAAATTGTGGGACAATATGGTAAGCAAGAAAATGTACATTACTGGGGGTATTGGTGCAAAGCATGAGGGAGAACAGTTTGGGGAAAACTATGAGTTGCCCAATTTAACGGCCTACAACGAAACCTGTGCCGCTATTGGTGATGTATACTGGAACCACAGGTTGCACAATTTATATGGTGATGTTAAATATTTTGATGTGATTGAACGTACACTGTTCAATGGTTTAATTTCAGGTTTATCGTTGGATGGCACTCATTTTTTCTATCCGAATGCATTAGAATCAGATGGTGTTTATAAATTCAATCGTGGCGCTTGTACACGTCAAGCTTGGTTTGATTGTTCGTGTTGCCCTACTAATATTATTCGTTTTATTCCCTCGGTGCCAGGGCTTATCTATTCAAAATCAAAATCAGATAAAACCATTTATGTCAACCTGTATGCATCGAGTCACGCCAATATCGATTTAAATGGTGGAAAAATATCGGTTTCCCAAGAAACATTGTATCCGTGGAACGGTAAAGTGAAACTTTCGGTCATATCTCCTTCTGAAACCACTGTAAAATTCAGAGTGCCCGCATGGAGCAGAAATGAAGTATTGCCAAGCGATTTATACTCCTATGCCAATAATTTACAAAGTGAACCTACACTTATAATTAATGGTAAAAAAATGGATGCCAATATTAAAGATGGCTATTTTGAAATAACCAGAAACTGGAAGGCCAATGATAACGTTGAACTCAATTTTCCAATGCAGGTAAGAACAGTTAAAGCCAATGAAAAGGTAGAAGAAGACCGAGGGAAACTATCTTTGGAATATGGTCCTTTGGTATATGCTGTCGAGGAAGTGGACAACCCAAATTTTGATAAAATCTCATTATCGTCTTCAGATCAATACGCAATTCAAAATGAATCTATTTTAAAAGGCGTAAACACTATTAAAAAAAATAAATTAAAAGCCATTCCTTACTACGCTTGGTCTAATCGAGGCGTAAATAAAATGAAGGTTTGGATAGAAATAGAATAGGTTGCACTAAAAATGAGTATTATGCGAGTCATCAAACGTATTTCAGAGAAGTTACTTTTAGTAGGCTTGCTTGTTTTTCAAGCGAGTAGTTTTGGTCAAGAAAAGCCATTGGCAATTAATGTTGATGCTGCTGAGGAAATAGGACCTATGACCCCCATTTGGGCATGGTGGGGCTATGATGAACCTAACTATACGTACATGAAAGATGGTAAAAAACTACTCTCCGAAATGGCCGCACTAAGTCCAGTTCCTGTAAACGTTCGTGCCCATAGTCTATTGGTTACCGGAGAAGGCACACATGGACTAAAATGGGGCTCAACGAACGCTTATACCGAAGATGAAAATGGGAACCCTGTTTACGATTGGACTATAGTTGACAAAATATTCGATACTTATATTGAAAGAGGCATGAAGCCTTTTGCCCAAATCGGGTTTATGCCTGAAGCACTGTCTGCAAAGCCAAAGCCTTACAGACATTATTGGAAACCCGGGGCGGCCTACGAAGATATTTACACCGGTTGGGCACACCCTCCTAAAGATTACGAAAAATGGGCCGAATTGGTGTATCAATGGGTGACCCACTGCGTGGAGCGCTATGGAAAAGAAGAAGTAGAAAGTTGGTATTGGGAGCTCTGGAACGAACCTAATATAGGCTACTGGCAAGGTACTACCGAAGAATACATGAAATTATACGATTATAGTGCCGATGCGGTAAAAAGAGCATTGCCAACAGCAAAAATGGGAGGACCAGAAACCACTGGACCTGGATGGGACAAAGCAGCAGAATTTTTACGTACATTCTTGGATCATGTTAA
This genomic stretch from Flavobacteriaceae bacterium GSB9 harbors:
- a CDS encoding alpha/beta hydrolase; amino-acid sequence: MRKIYQSIGLMILLMLSVIACAQKKEKAVDTAEDEGLTTKFKTITVTKDIPYREGESDSWKLDLAMPENFGSELRPALVIVHGGGWRFGSKSVDVYQKMMVAYAQKGYVTINVEYRLTGEAEFPACIEDVKCAVRWLRAHAGELHVDPNRIGSYGHSAGAHLSLMLAMTDKADGLEGDGGWDEYSSKVTVAGAGSPPTELGRDVPMAKKEWWPIGYISANHPPMFLIQGTEDPIVLPERTRDFVEKMKAAGDTTLEYLEMEGDHGIAYNGQLEVTDPALEKFFDKYLKP
- a CDS encoding family 43 glycosylhydrolase produces the protein MKPKHTFLFLLMLCSTLAIAQPDWKPDDSKGFTAHDPVVIEQDSTFYLFTTGGGMAKSQDLENWTRIKPVPSELDWVTDDIIAGYRGRGYWAPDIQFLDGTYYLYYSPSAFAKNTSAIGVMTNKTLDQNSPDYKWIDHGMILQSIPGRDFWNAIDANVYFDRKWGGGVTGWLSFGSFWGGLKLVKLDSTMKALAEPQEWYTIAKQKRTFGMPDTDPGDGTIEAPFIYKRHQYYYLFISTGYCCRGLDSTYKVLVGRSRDIRGPYFDKEGSPLYAGGGTFVAGETEEYAGIGHCAVYDFDGKTYFVAHGYDKKDKGRSKLIVKTIEWDRAEWPTVKF
- a CDS encoding beta-lactamase family protein → MKKLNIVLFLFLYIFIGCKNTNPQQQEAPQSFNKNVDLDNLDINKNEIADIDSLLQSFVDTEKLNCVTAFVAKSGNVIYNKAFGLKDIENNIPAKVDDYYVLFSQTKAITTVAFMILVEQGLVAIDDPVSKYYPEIPDQVVTKVNEDGTYETRPVKTPMTFVHLMSHSSGLNAGLVSDIRKKENRKSTNLSEFGKIDSTETYKGQRSFGGNPNSKYLEEEMLDLVSYPLGFDPGSDWNYHVSTNMLAYIVERISGKPLQKFVKETILEPLDMVNTDWYYQPEYLTRFVKPYSLVDGKLEPGSTMFAEGTVSSHKTYAEGAIGLNGPIEDYAKFCQMLLNEGKFNGSRILKPETIAQMTKINRLPEVNSGGESFQFGLGFQLANEKNKHINKVSNTAFWWGGMLGTEYIIDPEKDLIALFYINMYKRDPLYTQYLEEVYDVFDTTKTN
- a CDS encoding glycoside hydrolase family 127 protein, coding for MNFSRVKIIFLFSVISLIGCNSKQQGNAKTEQQLEGYKIQPVDIQNVKVTDEFWLPIIKRVQEKTIEYAISKCEEEGRLDNFLIAGGEMEGEVKGAMPFDDTDVYKIIEGASNSLISAPNQELEILLDSLIGIIKIGQEKDGYLTTWRTINPAKPPAPWVKTEKGVRWDGLFMSHELYNAGHLYEAAVVHYKATGKRNFLDIAIKNADLMVKTFGEEEDKIDAVPGHQIIETGLIKLYQITGKEEYIKLAKYFLDNRGNPDNHKLFGPYSQDHIPVVEQEEVVGHAVRAMYMYAAMTDIAAIQNDSLYANTINKLWDNMVSKKMYITGGIGAKHEGEQFGENYELPNLTAYNETCAAIGDVYWNHRLHNLYGDVKYFDVIERTLFNGLISGLSLDGTHFFYPNALESDGVYKFNRGACTRQAWFDCSCCPTNIIRFIPSVPGLIYSKSKSDKTIYVNLYASSHANIDLNGGKISVSQETLYPWNGKVKLSVISPSETTVKFRVPAWSRNEVLPSDLYSYANNLQSEPTLIINGKKMDANIKDGYFEITRNWKANDNVELNFPMQVRTVKANEKVEEDRGKLSLEYGPLVYAVEEVDNPNFDKISLSSSDQYAIQNESILKGVNTIKKNKLKAIPYYAWSNRGVNKMKVWIEIE